A window from Chlamydia gallinacea 08-1274/3 encodes these proteins:
- a CDS encoding dihydrofolate reductase, with the protein MKMIFGIAACDPRGILGKGNQLPWDYPEDRHFFSHVIGKHPIVMGRKTWESLPKHYCFHRKVIVFSQRTYDSSHCLWVSSLKKFNDLILPSPIFLLGGGEIFSLFLENHKVKGCFLTHIQKYYDGDTVFPLSLLEGWKSMVIHQTQDLKFCYYENYSYRYTNDFCT; encoded by the coding sequence ATGAAAATGATTTTTGGAATAGCAGCTTGTGATCCTCGAGGTATTCTTGGCAAAGGGAATCAATTACCTTGGGATTATCCTGAAGATAGGCATTTTTTTTCTCATGTAATAGGGAAGCATCCTATTGTCATGGGCAGGAAGACATGGGAGAGCCTGCCCAAACATTATTGTTTTCATCGTAAGGTAATTGTCTTTTCGCAACGCACTTATGATTCTTCGCATTGTCTTTGGGTGTCTTCGCTAAAAAAATTTAATGATTTGATACTACCTTCTCCTATTTTTCTTTTAGGAGGTGGGGAGATTTTTTCTCTATTTTTAGAAAATCACAAAGTTAAAGGATGTTTTCTTACTCATATCCAGAAGTATTATGATGGAGACACAGTATTTCCTTTATCTTTGTTAGAGGGCTGGAAATCGATGGTGATCCATCAGACACAGGATTTAAAATTTTGTTATTATGAAAATTACTCCTATCGTTACACGAACGATTTTTGCACATGA
- a CDS encoding putative folate metabolism gamma-glutamate ligase — protein sequence MKITPIVTRTIFAHDDLYALLQESLPKLEEQSIVVVSSKIVSLCEGAIVDSNVITKDALVKQEADAYVYSMPGLYLTKKQGVLIPSAGIDESNASGAYILYPRDLLASTNTLGEWLKKTYSVENLGVIIVDSHTTPMRRGVLGLGLCWYGFFPLYSYLGKRDCFGRPLQMTSINLVDSLAASAVLCMGEGDEHTPLAIIEHAPKISFHSSPTLQEDIASLGINETEDIYGPILCSLAWQST from the coding sequence ATGAAAATTACTCCTATCGTTACACGAACGATTTTTGCACATGATGATTTGTACGCTCTTTTACAAGAATCACTTCCCAAGTTAGAGGAGCAATCTATTGTCGTTGTATCTTCTAAGATTGTGAGTCTGTGCGAAGGTGCTATAGTTGATAGTAATGTGATAACGAAAGATGCCTTGGTGAAGCAAGAAGCAGATGCATATGTTTATTCTATGCCCGGTCTGTATTTAACTAAAAAACAAGGAGTTTTGATTCCTTCTGCAGGTATTGATGAATCCAATGCGTCAGGTGCTTATATTTTATATCCTCGAGATTTGTTAGCTTCTACTAATACTTTAGGGGAGTGGCTTAAGAAAACTTATTCTGTAGAAAATCTTGGTGTCATTATTGTTGATAGTCATACGACTCCTATGCGTCGTGGTGTGTTAGGTTTAGGATTATGTTGGTATGGTTTTTTTCCTTTGTATAGTTATTTAGGAAAGAGAGATTGTTTTGGCCGTCCTCTACAGATGACATCTATAAATCTTGTGGATTCCTTAGCTGCATCTGCTGTTCTTTGTATGGGCGAAGGAGACGAGCACACACCTTTAGCTATTATTGAGCATGCACCGAAAATTTCTTTCCATTCTTCTCCTACTTTGCAAGAGGATATAGCATCGTTAGGTATAAATGAAACCGAAGATATTTATGGACCTATCTTGTGTTCTCTGGCTTGGCAATCTACTTAA